One Choristoneura fumiferana chromosome 25, NRCan_CFum_1, whole genome shotgun sequence genomic region harbors:
- the Vps16B gene encoding vacuolar protein sorting 16B isoform X1 — translation MDEEDDYWNTSETKEKAFSFDDDVLSPQEILAIGKNQSPGQSDDLFTSTSISNVKTVTLPLSSLVSPKVLDLILLAQSGKDPKPVQADPEQTVAVTIKRLVLGRPASLYGHRSLKSKTELLEAALAVGDGNAILTVVLFLIQTLNKKLVYELLSSRPLALNQYISFLQNEGKISELTDLLTMLGRSPDAAMYQFQQQMRAQGGSVDGSLRKVTNLVANHFNQPGTDAHQAKMLADYVKLLEWQKFAAKPILDHKSALYCLAYCCTNHWHEGAGNMMSPLTLCQRQQISPLQYDWVVLNVHAKSGKWDIVESLFTKKDWLGRTTVSSHIPVESLLARLSELKASRQLLATCVNKVAASHDRLRLALAYKIHAVVIETYAKQKDRQALTNYKMTLNPQSEDYILVENTLRDNVIKWKN, via the exons ATGGACGAAGAAGACGATTATTGGAACACCAGTGAAACCAAAGAAAAAGCATTCAGCTTCGACGACGATGTT CTGTCGCCTCAAGAGATTCTGGCCATCGGTAAGAACCAGTCCCCAGGCCAATCCGACGACCTGTTCACCAGCACCAGCATTAGCAATGTGAAAACTGTCACGCTGCCTCTATCCAGCTTGGTATCACCTAAAGTATTGGATTtaa TACTCCTAGCCCAATCAGGGAAGGACCCTAAACCCGTCCAGGCTGACCCTGAGCAGACAGTAGCTGTGACCATCAAACGGCTGGTTCTCGGGAGACCAGCCTCTTTGTATGGCCACCGCAGCCTCAAGAGTAAGACGGAACTACTGGAAGCTGCACTAGCTGTAGGAGACGGCAATGCTATACTAACG GTAGTATTGTTTCTCATACAAACTCTAAACAAGAAGCTGGTTTATGAGTTACTGTCATCACGACCCTTGGCTTTGAACCAATACATCAGCTTTCTCCAGAATGAAGGAAAGATCTCCGAACTGACTGATTTGCTCAC AATGCTTGGCCGGAGTCCCGATGCAGCT ATGTACCAATTTCAACAGCAAATGAGAGCGCAGGGCGGCTCGGTGGACGGCTCTCTGCGCAAAGTAACCAACCTGGTCGCAAATCATTTTAACCAACCAGGGACGGATGCTCATCAAGCGAAAATGCTAGCTGACTATGTTAAATTACTTG AATGGCAGAAATTCGCCGCAAAGCCTATCCTAGACCACAAATCGGCGCTATACTGTCTGGCATATTGCTGCACCAATCACTGGCATGAGGGCGCTGGCAATATGATGTCGCCTCTCACGCTATGCCAGAGACAACAG ATAAGTCCACTCCAGTACGACTGGGTGGTCTTGAATGTTCACGCTAAATCCGGCAAATGGGACATCGTGGAGTCACTCTTTACCAAAAAG GACTGGTTAGGTCGTACAACAGTGTCCTCCCACATTCCAGTTGAGTCGCTACTGGCTCGGTTAAGTGAACTAAAGGCGAGTCGACAGTTACTCGCCACCTGTGTGAATAAAGTTGCCGCATCGCACGATCGACTCCGACTGGCGCTAGCGTACAAG ATACATGCCGTGGTTATAGAGACATATGCAAAGCAAAAGGACAGACAGGCGCTCACTAATTATAAGATGACGCTCAATCCACAATCAGAAGACTATATTCTAGTCGAGAATACGCTTCGAGATAACGTAA TAAAATGGAAGAACTAA
- the Vps16B gene encoding vacuolar protein sorting 16B isoform X2, translating to MDEEDDYWNTSETKEKAFSFDDDVLSPQEILAIGKNQSPGQSDDLFTSTSISNVKTVTLPLSSLVSPKVLDLILLAQSGKDPKPVQADPEQTVAVTIKRLVLGRPASLYGHRSLKSKTELLEAALAVGDGNAILTVVLFLIQTLNKKLVYELLSSRPLALNQYISFLQNEGKISELTDLLTMLGRSPDAAMYQFQQQMRAQGGSVDGSLRKVTNLVANHFNQPGTDAHQAKMLADYVKLLEWQKFAAKPILDHKSALYCLAYCCTNHWHEGAGNMMSPLTLCQRQQISPLQYDWVVLNVHAKSGKWDIVESLFTKKDWLGRTTVSSHIPVESLLARLSELKASRQLLATCVNKVAASHDRLRLALAYKIHAVVIETYAKQKDRQALTNYKMTLNPQSEDYILVENTLRDNAVKWKN from the exons ATGGACGAAGAAGACGATTATTGGAACACCAGTGAAACCAAAGAAAAAGCATTCAGCTTCGACGACGATGTT CTGTCGCCTCAAGAGATTCTGGCCATCGGTAAGAACCAGTCCCCAGGCCAATCCGACGACCTGTTCACCAGCACCAGCATTAGCAATGTGAAAACTGTCACGCTGCCTCTATCCAGCTTGGTATCACCTAAAGTATTGGATTtaa TACTCCTAGCCCAATCAGGGAAGGACCCTAAACCCGTCCAGGCTGACCCTGAGCAGACAGTAGCTGTGACCATCAAACGGCTGGTTCTCGGGAGACCAGCCTCTTTGTATGGCCACCGCAGCCTCAAGAGTAAGACGGAACTACTGGAAGCTGCACTAGCTGTAGGAGACGGCAATGCTATACTAACG GTAGTATTGTTTCTCATACAAACTCTAAACAAGAAGCTGGTTTATGAGTTACTGTCATCACGACCCTTGGCTTTGAACCAATACATCAGCTTTCTCCAGAATGAAGGAAAGATCTCCGAACTGACTGATTTGCTCAC AATGCTTGGCCGGAGTCCCGATGCAGCT ATGTACCAATTTCAACAGCAAATGAGAGCGCAGGGCGGCTCGGTGGACGGCTCTCTGCGCAAAGTAACCAACCTGGTCGCAAATCATTTTAACCAACCAGGGACGGATGCTCATCAAGCGAAAATGCTAGCTGACTATGTTAAATTACTTG AATGGCAGAAATTCGCCGCAAAGCCTATCCTAGACCACAAATCGGCGCTATACTGTCTGGCATATTGCTGCACCAATCACTGGCATGAGGGCGCTGGCAATATGATGTCGCCTCTCACGCTATGCCAGAGACAACAG ATAAGTCCACTCCAGTACGACTGGGTGGTCTTGAATGTTCACGCTAAATCCGGCAAATGGGACATCGTGGAGTCACTCTTTACCAAAAAG GACTGGTTAGGTCGTACAACAGTGTCCTCCCACATTCCAGTTGAGTCGCTACTGGCTCGGTTAAGTGAACTAAAGGCGAGTCGACAGTTACTCGCCACCTGTGTGAATAAAGTTGCCGCATCGCACGATCGACTCCGACTGGCGCTAGCGTACAAG ATACATGCCGTGGTTATAGAGACATATGCAAAGCAAAAGGACAGACAGGCGCTCACTAATTATAAGATGACGCTCAATCCACAATCAGAAGACTATATTCTAGTCGAGAATACGCTTCGAGATAAC gcaGTAAAATGGAAGAACTAA
- the LOC141442307 gene encoding uncharacterized protein codes for MSKKCNKPKSPCKFCFKEVSLKTGLQCQGACRKWAHFSCLNYTPGKIHDIKAGFIKVNCPCPDCDTKGLKEQVLHEPFTCTNEVCPANSVPVCTFPTCPSKSGNGPRCPQCPKPCPPPPPPPCASPPPCSPKPSPCPPTPCQKPPCQKLPSCQKPPCQRPPPCPKPPSCQKPPCQRPPPCKPPPCKPSPCGKKKKRRKCNSRSSSCSSDPCLPPPCTMPPLCPPPSCNPPSCQPPPCLPTPCNPPPCQSARPPKGKCPNKCGKKKSLCSFSSSCSSICVSNKKTQACRKKCPTGSSDTCLKNTVEDLCTTVGQLTCQVKELMCRMRDI; via the exons ATGAGTAAAAAATGTAACAAGCCAAAAAGTCCATGCAAATTTTGCTTCAAGGAAGTCTCGCTTAAGACCGGTCTTCAGTGTCAAGGAGCGTGCAGAAAATGGGCACACTTTAGCTGTTTGAATTACACTCCGGGCAAGATCCACGACATAAAGGCAGGTTTCATAAAAGTAAATTGCCCTTGTCCAGACTGTGACACCAAAGGATTAAAGGAGCAAGTTCTACACGAGCCTTTTACCTGCACAAATGAAGTCTGTCCAGCTAATTCAGTACCAGTGTGCACGTTCCCCACCTGTCCAAGTAAATCCGGCAACGGGCCTCGTTGCCCGCAGTGTCCTAAGCCTTGCCCTCCGCCTCCGCCACCGCCGTGTGCGTCGCCTCCGCCATGTTCGCCAAAGCCTTCTCCGTGTCCTCCAACACCCTGTCAAAAGCCACCTTGTCAAAAACTTCCGTCTTGTCAAAAGCCTCCCTGTCAAAGGCCCCCACCCTGTCCAAAACCTCCATCTTGTCAAAAACCACCCTGTCAAAGACCTCCACCTTGCAAGCCGCCTCCATGCAAGCCGTCGCCCTGTgggaagaaaaagaaaaggagAAAATGCAACTCGCGCAGTTCGTCGTGTTCTTCGGATCCATGCTTGCCTCCACCATGTACCATGCCTCCGCTCTGCCCGCCTCCGTCCTGCAATCCTCCATCCTGCCAACCTCCGCCTTGCCTGCCTACACCCTGCAACCCACCGCCCTGCCAGAGTGCGCGCCCGCCGAAAGGAAAATGTCCCAATAAATGTGGCAAAAAGAAGAGTTTGTGCTCGTTTTCTTCATCGTGTTCGTCGATTTGTGTTTCCAACAAGAAGACACAAGCCTGCAGGAAGAAATGTCCAACAG GTTCATCCGACACCTGTTTGAAGAATACCGTAGAAGATCTATGCACAACCGTCGGGCAGCTGACGTGCCAAGTCAAAGAGCTAATGTGCAGGATGCGGGACATATAA